The genome window CACCCTGCCCGATACCGACATCGGGTGCCGACTACCGCGATGCCACCGGCCTGGTCAGGCATCAATCACCCGGGACCAGAACCCGAACAACACCGGAACTGGCTCCAAACAGGTTGACAGACGCCGGCAACCCCGAGAATCGGGCCGCTTTCTACCGTCAGATTCAGTAGTTGGAGGGCGGGTCCGAGGCAGGGAAGGACTCGTCCTCCCACTCATCGGCCCGTTCGTCGTCATGCCGGTGGGCGGCGGCCGCCGCCGCGGCCACTGGATCTTCGGCATCCTCGGCGGCCACGGCCTCCGATTCCTCCAGGCGGTCTTCCTCGGGCACTTCCGGGTTCTCGTGGTCCATGGCGACTCCTTCGGGGGCGGGAATCCCAGTCTGGCCACCTCCCGGCGGTCGGGGCAAGTACTCAGGCTCCCCTCCGGCGGGCCGTGACGGACAGGATCAGGTAGACCAGCGCGCCGGCGAGGAACCCCCAGAATGGCGCCGCAATGTCCGCCACAGTCAGCCCCGAGGCCGTCACGGCCAGGGTCACGACGCCGGCCTCGAGACCCGCGGGGCCGCGTCGCCCGCCGCTGCCGGGCGCCTTCGCCCCGACCGGCGGGTCCGGATCCACCCGGACCACATCCGTCAGGGCCCCCTGCAGTGCCCCGAACAGCGCCACCCCCGCGGCGGCCGTGACCAGCTGTTCGGGGACCGCCCCCAGCAGCTCCACGATGTTCTGGCCGGCGAAGCCGAAGGCCACGAAGAACACGCCGCAGGAGATCCCGGCTACATAGCGGCGGGCCGGGTCCTCGTGGGCCTCCCGGCCGCAGCATATGCCGGCGGTGATGGCCGCCAGGTTGATGGAGTGGGCCCCGAAGGGTGCGAAGAGCACCGAGCCGGCCCCCGCGGCGCCGAGGAGCAGCCGGTCGTTCGCGGCGTAGCCGTTCGAGTGCATCATGGCCAGGCCGGGGCCGTTCTGCCCGGCCATCGTCACGATCAACAGTGGCAGTGAGATCCCGATGATCGACTGCGGGTCGAACGTCGGGGTGGTCCACAGCGGCATGGTCAGGCCGGCACTCAGGTGCGGGGCCGTCGTCGTTCCCGTGGCGAAGGCCAGCGCTACCCCCGCCGCCAGCGCCACCAGCACCGCGTACCGAGGCAAGAACCGGCGGCCGAGGACGTAGGCCAGCACGAGTCCGCCGGCCACGATCGGCGCCTCGGCGGACGCGCCCGCGGCGTCGAGCACGAAAGGCAGCAGCACGCCGGCCAGGACCCCGGCCATGATCGGCCGGGGCAGGGCCCGCATCAGCCGGCCGAACCATCCCGTGACCCCGAGGACGATGGTCAGCACGCCGGTCACGATGAAGGCGCCGATGGCGTCGGAGTACTCGTAGCCGCCAAGGGTGGTGATGAGCAGTGCGGCCCCCGGAACGGACCAGGCCACCACCACGGGCTGACGCGTCACCAAGCTCATGCTCACGCAGATGATGCCGCTGCCCACGGAGATGGCCCAGACCCAGGAGGCTGTCTGGCCAGGGTCGAGTCCGGCCCGCTGGGCGGCACCCAGGACCACGAGCAGCGGCCCGGCATAGGAGATGGCGACCGCCACCAGTCCCGCGACCACCGCGGATACGGAGACGTGCCGCCACGCCGGACGGCGGGCGGTGATGAGGGGGGATTCGGTGAGCTGGGTCACGGAGGTCACCGTACGGCCCCGATGTCAGCTCGCGCCAATAGGCAGATCGCGCTCATTGAGACGAGAACCAGGGGCAATCAACCCCCTGGGTCAGCCCTAGGGGAATGCCTGATGTGACTGGAGTCACCGATCTTCAGACTGGCTGGATACGCATCTGGGGAAGCCTCCCGGCCGCCATATTCCACGGGCCGGTGCCGTCCCTCCCCGTCCAGAAGGAGAACGACATGACCGAGAACCTGACTCACGTCCGGGACGTCCTCACGGACGCCGTGGTGGATGATCGCGAGAAGGGCATCATCCGGGCCAAGCGGGAGATCTTCACCGACGAAGAGGTCTTCGAGCTCGAGATGAAGCACCTCTTCGAGGGCAACTGGGTGTATTTGGCGCACGAGTCCCAGATCCCGAACATCGGCGACTACTTCACCACCTACATCGGCCGCACCCCGGTGATGATCACCCGGGACAAGGACGAGAACCTCAACTGCATCGTCAACGCGTGCTCGCACCGCGGGGCCATGCTGTGCCGGCGCAAGACGGACAACCGCACCACCTTCACGTGCCCGTTCCACGGCTGGACGTTCAAGAACTCCGGTGAACTGCTCAAGGTCAAGGACGGCCGCAACGGCGGCTACCCCGAGGGCTTCAACACCAACAATTCCCACGACCTCACCAAGGTGGCCCGCTTCGAGTCCTACCGCGGCTTCCTCTTCGGTTCCCTCAAGGCCGACGTCCTCCCGCTTCAGGAGCACCTGGGGGATGCGACCACGGTGATCGACTCGATCGTGGACCAGTCCCCCGAGGGGCTCGAGGTGTTGCGCGGAGCCTCCACCTACACCTATGACGGGAACTGGAAGGTTCAGGCCGAGAACGGCGCGGATGGGTACCACGTGACCTCCGTGCACTGGAACTACGCGGCCACCACCGCACGCCGCACCGCCGGGGACTCCGCCAACACCACCAAGGCCATGGACGCCGGCAAGTGGGGCAAGGTCAAGGGCGGGTTCTACTCCTACCCCCACGGCCACCTGCTGCTCTGGCAGGAGTGGACCAACCCGCAGGACCGCCCGCTGTGGGACCGCCGAGAGGAGCTGGTGGAGAAGTACGGGGAGGAGATGGCGAACTTCATGATCAACATCTCGCGCAACCTGTGCCTCTACCCGAACGTGTACATCATGGATCAGTTCTCCTCGCAGATCCGCCACTTCCGGCCGATCTCCGCGGACCAGACCGAGGTGACCATCTACTGCATCGCCCCGAAGGGCGAGTCGGCGGAGAACCGCGCCAAGCGCATCCGCCAGTACGAGGACTTCTTCAACGCCACCGGCATGGCCACCCCGGACGACCTGGAGGAGTTCCGCTCCTGCAACAAGACCTACTGGGCCACGAGCGCCAAGTGGAATGACATGACCCGTGGCTCGGCCCACCAGATCGAGGGACCGGACGAGCAGGCGGCGGCGCTGGGCATGAACGACGTCATCGCCTCCGGGGCCCGCACTGAGGACGAGGGCCTCTACCCGATCCAGCACCAGTACTGGCACGGGGTCATGGAGCAGGCGGTCTCCGCGGAGGAGTCCGCCGCCGAGAAGGCCGCCACCGGCGTCCAGTCAGCTGACGCCGAGACTGCCGCTGAACCGGCCTTGGCCTGACCAAGACCACCAAGACCTGCGAGGAGCTGCTTTCATGACCACCACTGCCACCGCGGTGCCCACCGTCAAGACCACTGAGGACATCATCACCCTCGAGACCGTCCGCGCCTTCCTCTACCGGGAGGCCCGGCTGCTGGACGACCGGCAGTTCGACGAGTGGCTCGAGTGCTACCACCCGGACTCCGAGTTCTGGATGCCGGCCTGGGATGACAACGACGAGCTGACCGAGGACCCTCAGTCCGAGATCTCCCTGATCTACTACGAGAACCGGGGCGGGATCGAGGACCGGGTCTTCCGCATCAAGACCGACCGCTCCTCCGCCACGTCCATGCCGGACCCGCGCACCGGGCACAACATCACGGACGTGGAGCTGATGGAGCGGGACGGGGACACCGTGAGGGTCCGCTTCAACTGGTTCACGCTGTACTACCGCTATCAGTCCACGGACACGTACTTCGGCACCAGCCACTACACGATCGACCTCTCGGGGCCCGAGCCGGTCATCCTCGCCAAGAAGGTCGTGTTGAAGAACGACTACATCCACCACGTGGTGGACATCTACATGATCTGAGCCCCGGCCGCACACCGGACGTCAGACACCCACCACCAGATTCAAACCGGATCCACCCGGATCCATCCAGGAGGACACCATGGGCCATCAAGTAGCCCTCAGCTTCGAGGACGGCGTGACGAAGGTCGTCAAGGTCGGCGACTTCGAGACCATCATGGACGCCGCGTACAAGGCACGCATCAACATCCCCTCGGACTGCCGGGACGGGGCCTGCGGGACGTGCAAGTCGTTCTGCGACTCCGGGACCTTCGACCCGGGCGACTTCATCGACGACGCCCTGACGGAGGACGAGCTGGAGAAGGGATACCTGCTGACCTGCCAGGCCGTCCCGGAGTCGGACATGATGATCCAGGTCCCGGCCACGGCGGAGTCCGCCAAGACCTCGGCCGCCGCGTTCACCTCGACCCTGAGCCGGCTGGACAAGCACTCCGAGTCCACCATCTCCTTCACCCTGGACGTGCAGGACCGCGAGGAGCTGGCGTTCCTGCCGGGACAGTACGTGAACATCAAGGTGCCCGGCACGGACGCCGAGCGCTCCTACTCCTTCAGCACCGGCCCGGACGAGGACCACTCCTCCTTCATGGTGCGCATCACCCCGCAGGGGGCCATGTCCGAGTACCTGCGGGATCGCGCCGCGGTGGGGGACGCCATCGAGTTCACCGGTCCCTACGGCTCGTTCTTCCTGCGCGAGCCCCAGCGTCCGCTGCTGCTGCTGGCCGGCGGCACCGGCCTGGCGCCGCTCATGTCCATCCTGGAGAAGCTCAGCGCCAACCCGCCGGCCCACCCCGTGCACCTGATCTACGGGGTGAGCCGCGAGGCGGACATCGTGGGCCTGGACTGGCTGAGCGCCTACGAGGAGCGGCTGCCGCAGTTCACCTGGGACCTCATCGCCTCTGAGGAGGGCACCTCCGCGCCCCACACTGGCTACGTCACCCAGATCATCGAGCCGCAGCACCTGAATGACGGCGATGTGGACGTGTACCTGTGCGGTCCGCCGCCCATGGTCAACGCGGTGGCGACATGGCTGGAGACCGAGGGCGTGGAACCGGCGAACTTCTACTTCGAGCGGTTCGCTCCCAAGGAGGCCACCGGCGGCGACGCCGAGACCGGCGCCCCGGCGTCCGCGGAGCAGGTCGAGTCCGCCGGGGACACCCTGTCCCGCTCCGAGGCCGTCTCCTCGATGACCACCGGGCGGCTGTCCTTCCGCAAGGAGGACAGCTACGCGCAGCTGGACGCCCGGATGGGCCTTGAGCTGGCCATCACGGAGCTGATGTTCGGCCGGCTCACGGACGAGCAGCTGCAGCAGTTCCGCCGGCTGGCCGAGGCCACCGCGGCCTGCGTGGGGGACGGAACGGTCACGGACCCGGAGGAGTACGTGAAGACCAACGAGGCCTTCCACGAGTACCTCTTCACCATCTCGGAGAACCCGGTCCTGCTGGAGTCCTACCGCCGGCTGGACCTCAGCGAGCAGATGTTCGCCACGTTCGAGCAGGGCACGGAGATCTTCGCCCGGGTGTCCCAGGACCACGTGGACGTGGTCCAGGCCTTCGAGGACGGGGGCCAGGAGGACAAGGAGAGAGCCCGGGAGATCGTCATGGCCCACGCCAAGGACGCCAAGGGCACCATGGCCACGGCCATCGACGCCATGGAGGCCGGCTCCGGTCCGGCTCCCGGTAGCGGTCCGGCCCAGGGGCACGACGCCGGCCAGGCGCCTGCCGCGGCAGCCGCGCCCTCCCGGGCGGTCGCCTGATGGCCGCCCCCTACGCGGGCCAGTTCATCACCCCGGGGCGCTTCGCAGGCAAGGTCGCGGTGGTCACCGGGGCGGGTCAGGGGATCGGTCGGAAGGTGGCCGAGCGGATCGCCGCGGAGGGCGGAACTGTGGTGCTCGTGGATCGCGCCGAGCTGGTCCACGAGGTGGCCGCCGGGATCTCCGAGCGGGAGGAGTCCACCGGGTCCGGGGGATCGGCCGCCGCCGTCACGGCCGACCTGGAGTCGTTCGACGGGGCCCAATCGGCCGTGGACGCGGTGCTGGCCACGCATGGGCGGGTGGACGTGCTGGTGAACAACGTGGGCGGGGCCATCTGGATGCGACCGTTCGAGACGTTCAGCGCCGAACAGATCCAGCACGAGGTCACCCGGTCCCTGTTCCCCACTCTGTGGATGTGCCGGGCCGTGCTGCCCGCCATGCTCGAGGCGGGCCAAGGCACCATGGTCAATGTCTCCTCCAACGCCACCCGCGGCATCAACCGGGTGCCCTACTCCGCGGCCAAGGGCGGGGTGAACGGCATCACCCAGGCGCTCGCCATGGAGACCGCGGAGCGCGGAATCCGGGTGGTGGCCACGGCCCCCGGCGGCACCCAGGCCCCACCCCGCACCGTCCAGCGCGGCCCCGGCCCGGACGGCGAACGGGAGGAGCGGTGGGTCCAGGACGTGGTGGACCAGGTGACCGAGTCCTCGTTCATGAAGCGCTACGGCACCCTGGACGAGCAAGCGGCACCGATCGTCTTCCTGGCCTCGGACGAGGCGTCCTATGCCACCGGGAGCATCCTGC of Citricoccus sp. K5 contains these proteins:
- the benA gene encoding benzoate 1,2-dioxygenase large subunit, which gives rise to MTENLTHVRDVLTDAVVDDREKGIIRAKREIFTDEEVFELEMKHLFEGNWVYLAHESQIPNIGDYFTTYIGRTPVMITRDKDENLNCIVNACSHRGAMLCRRKTDNRTTFTCPFHGWTFKNSGELLKVKDGRNGGYPEGFNTNNSHDLTKVARFESYRGFLFGSLKADVLPLQEHLGDATTVIDSIVDQSPEGLEVLRGASTYTYDGNWKVQAENGADGYHVTSVHWNYAATTARRTAGDSANTTKAMDAGKWGKVKGGFYSYPHGHLLLWQEWTNPQDRPLWDRREELVEKYGEEMANFMINISRNLCLYPNVYIMDQFSSQIRHFRPISADQTEVTIYCIAPKGESAENRAKRIRQYEDFFNATGMATPDDLEEFRSCNKTYWATSAKWNDMTRGSAHQIEGPDEQAAALGMNDVIASGARTEDEGLYPIQHQYWHGVMEQAVSAEESAAEKAATGVQSADAETAAEPALA
- a CDS encoding benzoate/H(+) symporter BenE family transporter, translating into MTQLTESPLITARRPAWRHVSVSAVVAGLVAVAISYAGPLLVVLGAAQRAGLDPGQTASWVWAISVGSGIICVSMSLVTRQPVVVAWSVPGAALLITTLGGYEYSDAIGAFIVTGVLTIVLGVTGWFGRLMRALPRPIMAGVLAGVLLPFVLDAAGASAEAPIVAGGLVLAYVLGRRFLPRYAVLVALAAGVALAFATGTTTAPHLSAGLTMPLWTTPTFDPQSIIGISLPLLIVTMAGQNGPGLAMMHSNGYAANDRLLLGAAGAGSVLFAPFGAHSINLAAITAGICCGREAHEDPARRYVAGISCGVFFVAFGFAGQNIVELLGAVPEQLVTAAAGVALFGALQGALTDVVRVDPDPPVGAKAPGSGGRRGPAGLEAGVVTLAVTASGLTVADIAAPFWGFLAGALVYLILSVTARRRGA
- the benC gene encoding benzoate 1,2-dioxygenase electron transfer component BenC gives rise to the protein MGHQVALSFEDGVTKVVKVGDFETIMDAAYKARINIPSDCRDGACGTCKSFCDSGTFDPGDFIDDALTEDELEKGYLLTCQAVPESDMMIQVPATAESAKTSAAAFTSTLSRLDKHSESTISFTLDVQDREELAFLPGQYVNIKVPGTDAERSYSFSTGPDEDHSSFMVRITPQGAMSEYLRDRAAVGDAIEFTGPYGSFFLREPQRPLLLLAGGTGLAPLMSILEKLSANPPAHPVHLIYGVSREADIVGLDWLSAYEERLPQFTWDLIASEEGTSAPHTGYVTQIIEPQHLNDGDVDVYLCGPPPMVNAVATWLETEGVEPANFYFERFAPKEATGGDAETGAPASAEQVESAGDTLSRSEAVSSMTTGRLSFRKEDSYAQLDARMGLELAITELMFGRLTDEQLQQFRRLAEATAACVGDGTVTDPEEYVKTNEAFHEYLFTISENPVLLESYRRLDLSEQMFATFEQGTEIFARVSQDHVDVVQAFEDGGQEDKERAREIVMAHAKDAKGTMATAIDAMEAGSGPAPGSGPAQGHDAGQAPAAAAAPSRAVA
- a CDS encoding 1,6-dihydroxycyclohexa-2,4-diene-1-carboxylate dehydrogenase, whose amino-acid sequence is MAAPYAGQFITPGRFAGKVAVVTGAGQGIGRKVAERIAAEGGTVVLVDRAELVHEVAAGISEREESTGSGGSAAAVTADLESFDGAQSAVDAVLATHGRVDVLVNNVGGAIWMRPFETFSAEQIQHEVTRSLFPTLWMCRAVLPAMLEAGQGTMVNVSSNATRGINRVPYSAAKGGVNGITQALAMETAERGIRVVATAPGGTQAPPRTVQRGPGPDGEREERWVQDVVDQVTESSFMKRYGTLDEQAAPIVFLASDEASYATGSILPVAGGDLG
- the benB gene encoding benzoate 1,2-dioxygenase small subunit; translated protein: MTTTATAVPTVKTTEDIITLETVRAFLYREARLLDDRQFDEWLECYHPDSEFWMPAWDDNDELTEDPQSEISLIYYENRGGIEDRVFRIKTDRSSATSMPDPRTGHNITDVELMERDGDTVRVRFNWFTLYYRYQSTDTYFGTSHYTIDLSGPEPVILAKKVVLKNDYIHHVVDIYMI